In Lolium rigidum isolate FL_2022 chromosome 7, APGP_CSIRO_Lrig_0.1, whole genome shotgun sequence, the DNA window CTAGGGTGACGACTGTAGCATCAGTAACATTGGAATGCGAGAAATCAGAGGAGAATAAGATATATATTAACACAATGAAAATAACTGCTGTTTTGCGGCAGTGTAATTTACAATTGTGTAAAATATGTACACAGCGTAATTCTTTTCTATTTATGCCATCCTAATAAAACGAGCTATCTCGCTCTATATTAAGCCGTATGCAACAGATGGCTTGAAGTACATGCACATCGGTGGGTCGATCCTCATGAGGGACAGTATCGCAGAAGGGACACTCCAGATTCCGTCACCGCAGATCAAACCAGAAGCAACCGCGCCTGCAAAGTCCTCAGACTCCTTGCGGTTCACCCTCTCCCAGACAAACAAGATGACGGTCCCGATGAACATGTCGATCGCAAAATATGCTCCGATGTAGAAGGGAATAGCCATGGCCATTGGGAGCGGGACGAATTTGGACACGCTGTCTGGAGTAACATCCTTCAGGAGGTTGATTGCTATGGCTGCAAAAAAGAAGAAAGCGCAGATTGCTAGGCAGTGCTGGGGCAGTGCTGAGAATCCTTCAACACCCAGGATTGACATCTCACGGAAGATGACTGCATATGGAGCTTTGAACATGCCATCAGGATTGCCAATATCGAAGGCCGTCCAGTAAAGCCAAAATGTGAGAGGAGCAATTACACAGCCAAGGGCAGTCCCAATCAACTGAGACACAAACATGGACCTTGGTGAAGAGAGGGTGAGGTAACCAGTCTTGAAGTCCTGCATGAGATCAGCAGCCGTGGATACGATGGACATCATAACACCGCAAGCTGCTAAGCCGGCAATCACACCACCATGCTGGCCAACCCATGAGGCAAAAATGAAAAGGCCAATCTTTCCATATGTGGATGAAAGGCTCCAGTCTGTCAGGCCAGTGCCATAAGAGTTGCAGAAGGCGAGTAGGGGAGCAACAACATAAGCAGAGAGGACAAGGTACCACTTGAGCTGTGGGAACAGCATTGGTACAGTCGCAGTTGATATTGCTGCAAGGCCCACATAACCAGATCCTGCCAACCAGGGAGGGATACTGTCTTTTACAAATATATCATTCAGAAGTTTTTCCCCGGTTGATAATTTTGAACTTTCATCATCTGCAACAACATAAAGGAACAAGATGAGATGCATGATTTATGATATTTACTGGTAGGTAAACACTATACAACAAAACATTTACCATCCTGAACCCGGACAAGAGGAAGTCTTCCTTGTTTTGATCGAGCATTCATTATTTCCTTGATAGTAGCATAAATGATCTTAATGAGGTTATAGATACCATCACCAAGTATCACGGATACAGATATGAAAACCTGGAAGGCAGGGTAGAGACATCTTAGTTTTTGTGTAAAAGACTGGTCAGTCTGTGAACAAAGTTATTATAAACAAATTAGATGTGCCATTGTATGTTCTGTAAGCAGTAACAACCACTTGTGAAATAGTAAAAGAGCAGTATTAGTCCATGTTGACTTCATATATACAGTACTTGCCTAATTTATTATGGAGAGGAAACAAGCAACACTATTTTATCCAACATTATGAAGCATGATCTAGTTATAGTTATATCGAGAAAAGAACATCATAGGTGGGCTGTCAGTCTGCAGTATGAAAATGAAAGTTATTTTACCATGAACAAATAAAATCTTAAATCACCATACCTTGTATCCATAGAGTCCTTTGAAATCGTTGCTTCCAAGATCAGCTGGATACCAGTCCCCAGCTTTCGTGGTTACATATGGCCAAAGAAAACCCCAAGATATAATGGCTCCAAGAAGTGTAGAGCAGTTAACAATGTGTGGGCATATAAGACCACATCCAATATAGGTTGGGCTGAAGTCAAAATAAAACCTATAAAATGGAACAGGTAAAACAATGGTTAGCATCCATAGGATGGTCCATTTTAAAGGATGAGTAGCTCCACATGGCATTACAAGTTATAGCAGCCACACAAGAGACATGGTCAAAGAAGGTAAGAGCCCTAAGGGAACAAAGGAAGGCAAGGTTCTTTCAACCATAAAAACTAAATGTATTTCTTCTGACTCTTAAGAACTGAAGGAGTGCGTAAAACTAATTAAAGAAAACTTACGTGTTCTTAAAAGCTGCAAGCCCCAGAGAAGGGAAATTATCAAAGCCACAAGAATCCCCAACACCACTGAAGAACCACTTAAACAAGTTCCAGATAAAACTAATGCTTAAATACTTCCCAAGACAGCTAACTTGTTTCCTGCAACCATAAAACACAAATTATTAGTGTAAAAACTCAAGCAACTTAGATAATCGCTACAAAGGACATTGCAATTTAACAAGTATGTGATGCATGACTACTGTACAAACAGAAAAAGTGGCATTTATATCTTCGGACCCAAGTGCTGCAGTAATTGAACACTTCATTGCACACTCCTTCCCAAGAAAGAAGCTTGTTAGAGACAGAGAGAGCATATAGCAGTATTCCTAGTTTCAATCCAGTAGAACCAAACTGTCATAGTAGATCAATAAAACCTTATGATTGGCAGTTTCTATCTGAGCATTACAAACATAAAATAGTATGATGAAATTACCTGGCACACATTAATTTCCCCACTAAATTTCAGTCGAAATAGCTACCATAACCCTTGAATACCCAATAGATGGAACACATAATGGGTTGATGACTGACTTGCAACTTCACCAGACTACTGTAGTACTGTGGCAACTATTGATATTCTATATTCCGTAAAAAAATACTGTTGATATTCTGTTAAAAAAACTATGAGTATAAATTAAGGAGAACCACTAATCCGTTTCTTACTCTGCAAGCTCAGCTCCAGTAGTAGTGTGGAAGCTATTTATCAACATAGCGGTAGCAGTTCCACTGGGATAGGTGAGCTTGTAATCAATTACCATCACCTAGCAAACACAAAAACATACGTTAGTTTACTAAAATTCATTCAAAAACCGAATCATATAAGCATAACAGATGCATGGTTCCAAGATGTAAGTGATTACCTTGCGCAGCGCAACAAGACTAAATAGACCGAGGAAGCTAACAACAAACATGAAGCCGATCATCCAACTGAGTGAAGGATTCTTAACATCCTCAGCCCTGTTACCAGGATAATCGGTCCCAATAAGTTCATAAGTTTTTTGATCCATTGCAAGCATATACGATCCGAAGCCACCTGCGTCAAGAGAAATGTTAGTTGATGATGTGAGCCCAATGAAAAGGGGGTAAAATACCATCAGAAACCCTGCCACTCGTAATGCACACCAAAATCAGATACACGTGATGCAAATTTTGAAATTCGCTGCATTAAGATCTGTATCCCCACTCTGTAGCCATATATTCAGGTCAGGGGTTCAGCCTACCGACAACTTCGTTAATACCGAAAATTCTGAAACAAAATCTGACGTTTCTGAAATCCCTAGCATTGCTGAACCGAAATCTAACACAGGGGACGTACTTAGAATAAACGGGCATGAGTAGACGTTAGTTACGGGTCAAACTAATCGTAAACCAGAATCGCATCTCCACCTAAACAAGCAACCTAATTGAGTAACGCAGACGTACCGCTGAAGGCGATGCCGTAGCAGGCGACGACGCAGGTCTGGATGACGGTGTTCTCCTGCTTGGTGAATGGCTTGGAGACGATTCCGAACCTGGCGAGCGCCGCCGTCCAGGTGCGCACGAGGAAGTAGCCGAGCAGGCCCGCGGCGACGTTGAGGGAGGGGATGATCCCCACCGTGAGGTTGAGCTTGTGCGTGATGAGGCAGAAGAGCACCCCCAGAATCGCGCTGACCACTATCCCCCGGACCGTGATTTGGTCCCGCCACGGCggcaccgcctcctccgccgtcgccggcgcGCCGGCGAGGAGGGGCCCGCTCAGCTCCGCCGCATCCGCCTCGGATCCCATGTTCACGGGGAAGCTAGTGTCCCTCCTCCCACGGATCTTATGGATTCGTCGGGCAGCTAGTTGGTTTCGTGTAGGAGACGACGCCGGCGAGGAGGCTGGGACTGAtgagaggaggaggcgggggaGGGGGTGTATTTAAGCCAATCCTGTTTGCTGTTCAACTGCCAAGTTCCGGCCTCTCGTCACTGCTCCTTTCGTCTGAGTTTAACAGGCGCACGAAATTTACGATAAaa includes these proteins:
- the LOC124678591 gene encoding probable metal-nicotianamine transporter YSL6, producing MGSEADAAELSGPLLAGAPATAEEAVPPWRDQITVRGIVVSAILGVLFCLITHKLNLTVGIIPSLNVAAGLLGYFLVRTWTAALARFGIVSKPFTKQENTVIQTCVVACYGIAFSGGFGSYMLAMDQKTYELIGTDYPGNRAEDVKNPSLSWMIGFMFVVSFLGLFSLVALRKVMVIDYKLTYPSGTATAMLINSFHTTTGAELAEKQVSCLGKYLSISFIWNLFKWFFSGVGDSCGFDNFPSLGLAAFKNTFYFDFSPTYIGCGLICPHIVNCSTLLGAIISWGFLWPYVTTKAGDWYPADLGSNDFKGLYGYKVFISVSVILGDGIYNLIKIIYATIKEIMNARSKQGRLPLVRVQDDDESSKLSTGEKLLNDIFVKDSIPPWLAGSGYVGLAAISTATVPMLFPQLKWYLVLSAYVVAPLLAFCNSYGTGLTDWSLSSTYGKIGLFIFASWVGQHGGVIAGLAACGVMMSIVSTAADLMQDFKTGYLTLSSPRSMFVSQLIGTALGCVIAPLTFWLYWTAFDIGNPDGMFKAPYAVIFREMSILGVEGFSALPQHCLAICAFFFFAAIAINLLKDVTPDSVSKFVPLPMAMAIPFYIGAYFAIDMFIGTVILFVWERVNRKESEDFAGAVASGLICGDGIWSVPSAILSLMRIDPPMCMYFKPSVAYGLI